The Allocoprobacillus halotolerans nucleotide sequence ACCAGGAATAGATGCAATCGTTAAAACACTCATAAAAATAGCATATAATCCAATAGCTTCTGGTCCATTAAAACGTGGAAACTGAGCTTTCCATAAAATATAAAGACATAACAACAATAAAGTTAAATAAACAACTCCATATAAATTTCCTGTTAAAAAAGCCACACAATTATGTATTCCTTGTCCAATAAATCCCAAACGCAAAGCTGATACAATAATAGCAAAAATAATCAATAACACAATAATTCTTAAACGCAGTTTCTCTTCTAAAATCTGATTCTTAGATTTTTTTGAACGTTTTGTTTTCGCCATTACGCTCACCTTCTTTCAATTTTTCATTATAACAAAATCTCACATTAATGAAAAGAAAAAGCAAGATTTCTCTCGCTTATATTTCGACAACAACACCAATAAATACAGGTTTCTTGCCAGTTTCTTTCACAATATATTTCATTGATTGATCTTTCATCATACTTCTTATTTCAGCAATTTCCATTTCAGGATTCTCTTTTAACTGACCAACAACTTTTTCACAAATTTCAATAACATGTTTAATCACATATTCAGAATCTTTCAAATAGACAAAACCGCGTGTTTGACAATCTGTTTGTGCGACAATTTCTTTGGTTTCTCTAGATATTGTTAGACCAACAATAACGACACCATCGTTAGCAAGTTGGATACGATCATCAATAACTTTTTCTCCAACATCACCAATCCCAATACCATCAATCATCACATCATCAATTTCAAAAACATCACGTGTATCTAAAAGCTTTCCTTTTTCAAAAGTTATACGTTCGCCATTATCAATAATGATAATATGATCATTTGGAATATCCATGTCTTGAGCAATTTGTTGATTAAAAATAAAATGTTGATATTCGCCTTTCATTGGAATATAGTATTGAGGTTTAAAAATTTGAATAATAACTTTAATATCTTCTTTTGAAGCATGCATTGAAAATAAATCTTTATTTTTTAATAAATGCACATGGGCATCTGTTTTATATAATCCATTATGTGCTTTATTGGCAATCTTTTCAGTTCCAGGTAAAACTGGAGATGCTACAATAAAAGTATCACCTTTTCTAAGTTTCAACAAATCATCCCCACCATCAATAATATCACAAATATCATGATAGATACGTTGAGGACTTCCACTCAATAAAATAACATAATTACTATCATATTGAGGATTACCAATTTTTTCTTTATCTCCTAGCAAATGCTCTGGAACATTTAAAACCGGTTTTTTTGATCTTTGTGCTATTCTTAATAATGTATTGGTATTATCATATTTATCACGGCCATAAAAAACAATTTGTCTTTTATACTTCTTTGTTAATTCTATAATTTCTTGTGTTCTAAAAACATTTTGGGCATAGCTTGAAATAATAATTCTTTCATAGCTATCTTCAAAAATATGATCAATTTTATTCGTTAATTTATGATTTGGTGAAGTATATCCATCATGTTTAGCACCTGAAGATTCAACTAACAAAGCCAAAACACCTTTTTTACCAATTTCCATCATTTTTTGAATATCACATTGAAATTCTTTAGGAGCTCCAAAATCAATAATAAATTCACCACTATAGACAAGATAACCATAACTTGTCCATAACGCCACACCCACACTTCCTGGAATAGAATGAGTTACTGGGAAAAATTCAACTGGTACGCCTTCAATATCAATTGAAGCATTACGATTTACAGGATGCAAATCTAAATTAATCTTGACGCGATTATGACGTTGGAAACGTTCCACCATTTGTTTAATTAAAAGTGCCGTTAATTTTGGTGCATAGACTGGTGCATGAATCGTCTGTAATAAGTAAGGTAATGCAGCCATCGCATCATCATGACCATGTGTAATAATAATCGCTGCAACTTGATCTGCCCTTTCTTCTAAATATGTAAAACTAGGAATGATGATGTCAACACCTAGTTTATCGGAATCAGGGAAACGGAAACCTGAATCTATTATAAAAATCTTATCATTAATTTCAAAACAATACATACTTTTACCCATTTCTGCTTGTCCACCCATGGGTATTAGTTTTATAACATCATTTTTCATTCTTTCACCCTTTCTTTTATATTGACTCTTTAATATCATTATACATTTGTTTTTTCATTGTGTATAGATTTTTTCAAAAGTATGATTATCATATCATATTCTGTTTAATGCTTCAAATCATTTTGCTTATATTTTTCAATAAGTGGTACTAATTCTTTTTCTAATTGTAAACTTACTGATGTTAATGGTGGTCTTAATATATTTTGAATATAGCCCATTTGACTTAAAATATACTTTATGGGAGCTGGATTAGATTCCTTAAATAAAAATTGACTTAAAACTTTTAAACACCAATCATCAAAAGTCTGTTCTTGTTGTATGATTTTTTCAATCAACGGATAATCAATATGACTAGCTACAGAAATTAAACCATCTATTTGCATTTTTAATCCTTCTAATAAAAGATGGTCATCTCCTAAATAGATTTTAAACAGTGGTAAAACTGTTTTTATAGCTGCAATATCTTCTAATGGACCACATTGTTTCATTCCAATAATATGTGAATGCTTTTTGGCTAAACGAATCACAGTTTCTGGTGTAATAGCAACACCACAACGACTAGGAATATTATAAATCAATAACTTCTTATCAGTTGAAGAAGCAATCATATCAAAATGTTTATATATGCCTTCTTGACTAGGTTTGATATAGTATGGAACAATAATCAAAAAGGCATATATAGCTGGATTGTCATGATACATCTGAATATGACGGATGACTTCAGCTGTATTATTGGAACAGATACCTACAATAACACGTATACGTGGATATTTATTTAAAACTCTTTCAACAAGAACTCGTCTTTCATCTAATTTTAATGTTGATGTTTCACCTGTAGTTCCACATAAAACAAAAGATTTATTACCTTCATGAATTAATTTATCTAAGACACGATATAGTCCAGGATAATCAATGGATAGATCTTGATTAAACGGTGTCATTAATGCTGTATAAATATCTTTCATTTAAATCTTCCTATATCCTAATAGAAATGGTTGGTATTGTTGATGTTGAAGAGCTACTTTTAAGGTATCCAAAACTTTATCTTTTTTAGCAATCATACTATGTGGTTTACGTTGATAATCATCCTGAAACATGGGCACAAAATAATAATTTTTCTTATTGAATAATGATAAGAGATGAACACCACTGTTTGATAAGACATCGTTTGAATAAACACCTAAAACAATAGGAATTTGATTACGTACACAAGATTTCACTAACATAGTCACACAATTATCATTAATTCCTAAATCAATCTTATTGAGCGTTGAGGCATCACATGGATAAACAACAACAGCGTCTAATTGTGGATGTGGTCCATATACTTCAGCTTCTTGAATGCTTGTATGAATATCTTTATGTGTTATTTCTTTGATTTTTGTTGCTAATTCTAAATGCGAATAAAAACGTGTATCCATATCACGTACATGTGGTGTCA carries:
- a CDS encoding ribonuclease J gives rise to the protein MKNDVIKLIPMGGQAEMGKSMYCFEINDKIFIIDSGFRFPDSDKLGVDIIIPSFTYLEERADQVAAIIITHGHDDAMAALPYLLQTIHAPVYAPKLTALLIKQMVERFQRHNRVKINLDLHPVNRNASIDIEGVPVEFFPVTHSIPGSVGVALWTSYGYLVYSGEFIIDFGAPKEFQCDIQKMMEIGKKGVLALLVESSGAKHDGYTSPNHKLTNKIDHIFEDSYERIIISSYAQNVFRTQEIIELTKKYKRQIVFYGRDKYDNTNTLLRIAQRSKKPVLNVPEHLLGDKEKIGNPQYDSNYVILLSGSPQRIYHDICDIIDGGDDLLKLRKGDTFIVASPVLPGTEKIANKAHNGLYKTDAHVHLLKNKDLFSMHASKEDIKVIIQIFKPQYYIPMKGEYQHFIFNQQIAQDMDIPNDHIIIIDNGERITFEKGKLLDTRDVFEIDDVMIDGIGIGDVGEKVIDDRIQLANDGVVIVGLTISRETKEIVAQTDCQTRGFVYLKDSEYVIKHVIEICEKVVGQLKENPEMEIAEIRSMMKDQSMKYIVKETGKKPVFIGVVVEI
- the dapA gene encoding 4-hydroxy-tetrahydrodipicolinate synthase gives rise to the protein MKDIYTALMTPFNQDLSIDYPGLYRVLDKLIHEGNKSFVLCGTTGETSTLKLDERRVLVERVLNKYPRIRVIVGICSNNTAEVIRHIQMYHDNPAIYAFLIIVPYYIKPSQEGIYKHFDMIASSTDKKLLIYNIPSRCGVAITPETVIRLAKKHSHIIGMKQCGPLEDIAAIKTVLPLFKIYLGDDHLLLEGLKMQIDGLISVASHIDYPLIEKIIQQEQTFDDWCLKVLSQFLFKESNPAPIKYILSQMGYIQNILRPPLTSVSLQLEKELVPLIEKYKQNDLKH
- a CDS encoding dipicolinate synthase subunit B; this translates as MNKIGFAITGSFCSMDDMLEVLKLLCQDCEVEVFMTPHVRDMDTRFYSHLELATKIKEITHKDIHTSIQEAEVYGPHPQLDAVVVYPCDASTLNKIDLGINDNCVTMLVKSCVRNQIPIVLGVYSNDVLSNSGVHLLSLFNKKNYYFVPMFQDDYQRKPHSMIAKKDKVLDTLKVALQHQQYQPFLLGYRKI